A region of Polyangiaceae bacterium DNA encodes the following proteins:
- a CDS encoding thrombospondin type 3 repeat-containing protein, producing the protein MPVWVSPALQALAKVNRGDSGGPLYLSDWTNQSVLVGVTHGFEPDRWAPAGDIGPKAANHQFLLDALGGDPDEDGWPSAVDNCPTVKNPDQTDDDHDEVGDVCDNCPPSTCAALPPSTPKVHCRNPGQEDADGDGHGDTCDLCPNGPSVGDQDHDGVGDGCDFCPLPNENPSCSTDADCQAGFAGFCIPGNGGAVPARCSEPADQDDDEIPDACDTCAFPNQSSLNSNDRAEDREKVGLQVLESRADDCDATPVVRLPPQTPEVISGPLDTTDGVGPDNVVVLPGERWLGRNEDGSTPPPVSERVAYRHCSCIDQTVAGEAELQLQDCVAQGGICRWDDPASPTFSEWRIPTLTSTAGFPLLDASGATPFSFPFSPATGSPLNAVWRWRADLISGKVSGAAAACTLDPLSCRTHGAFFTTTLGPIASARDASAKLRDVFQLVKTPAVTIKPHIPLVIPVCELTDCLRWLNPKLYLHDPELFEFADGFVAPALLSSDQPGSVGLIVGPGTAYDLSADVAGGVAELIRDESQLWLSPVEPARRVRLAAGRRGVQAVGFPRAFTPLSPISPVLTTPTGLIGGTRTGPALALANEETEPPSAPRARTGFAALYSGLEDAVYMVGGVAEDGDATGTIWRYLVTERSWHLVTPYAGHQPSGSTLAAAYDQAVGALYVLDVNPSKPPRARLVRYDVRSGLSAELASWPYAGLHERVWLVASGDGSLLLVARKPKAFTAWRLRPAASGASFDGVLAAPGRVLGQPVMGDDAPIVAVEWKGKLSYRTLSPDLFHGHSPCSL; encoded by the coding sequence ATGCCGGTTTGGGTGTCCCCTGCACTTCAGGCGCTCGCCAAGGTCAACAGAGGTGACTCCGGAGGCCCGCTGTACCTCTCCGACTGGACCAACCAGAGTGTCCTCGTCGGCGTCACGCACGGCTTCGAGCCGGACAGATGGGCGCCCGCGGGAGACATCGGGCCAAAGGCCGCCAACCATCAGTTCCTGCTGGACGCGCTCGGAGGCGATCCGGACGAGGACGGGTGGCCCTCGGCGGTCGACAACTGCCCGACGGTGAAGAACCCGGACCAGACCGACGACGACCATGACGAGGTCGGGGACGTCTGCGACAACTGCCCGCCATCGACCTGCGCGGCCTTGCCGCCGAGCACGCCGAAGGTCCACTGCCGGAATCCCGGGCAAGAAGACGCCGACGGCGACGGGCACGGCGACACCTGCGATCTCTGCCCGAACGGACCGTCGGTCGGCGATCAGGACCACGACGGCGTCGGGGACGGCTGCGACTTCTGCCCGCTGCCGAACGAGAACCCGAGCTGCTCGACGGACGCGGACTGCCAGGCAGGGTTCGCCGGGTTCTGCATCCCCGGGAACGGCGGCGCGGTGCCGGCGCGCTGTAGCGAGCCGGCGGATCAGGACGACGACGAGATCCCCGACGCCTGCGACACCTGCGCCTTCCCGAATCAGTCGTCACTGAACTCCAACGACCGCGCCGAGGACCGGGAGAAGGTGGGCCTGCAGGTTCTCGAGTCGCGCGCCGACGACTGCGACGCGACGCCGGTGGTGCGGCTGCCGCCACAGACGCCGGAGGTCATCAGCGGACCTCTGGACACGACCGACGGCGTTGGTCCCGACAACGTCGTGGTCCTCCCGGGCGAGCGCTGGCTCGGGCGGAACGAAGATGGCTCGACCCCACCGCCGGTCAGCGAGCGGGTGGCGTACCGGCATTGCAGCTGTATCGATCAAACGGTGGCCGGAGAGGCCGAGCTGCAGCTCCAAGATTGCGTCGCTCAAGGCGGGATTTGCCGCTGGGACGACCCCGCTTCCCCCACCTTCTCCGAGTGGCGGATCCCCACGCTCACCAGCACCGCGGGCTTCCCCTTGCTCGATGCCAGCGGAGCGACCCCGTTCAGCTTCCCCTTCAGTCCGGCCACCGGGAGCCCCCTGAACGCCGTCTGGCGCTGGCGCGCCGACCTCATCTCTGGGAAGGTGTCCGGCGCCGCCGCCGCGTGCACGCTCGACCCGCTCTCCTGCCGCACGCACGGCGCGTTCTTCACGACGACGCTCGGTCCGATCGCGAGCGCCCGGGACGCTAGCGCGAAGCTGCGCGACGTCTTCCAGCTCGTGAAGACGCCGGCGGTGACGATCAAGCCGCACATCCCCCTCGTCATTCCCGTCTGCGAGCTGACGGACTGCCTGCGCTGGCTGAACCCCAAGCTCTACCTTCACGACCCGGAGCTCTTCGAGTTCGCGGACGGCTTCGTCGCGCCCGCGCTCCTCAGCTCGGACCAGCCGGGCTCCGTCGGGCTCATCGTGGGACCCGGCACCGCGTACGACCTGTCCGCCGACGTCGCCGGCGGCGTGGCCGAGCTCATCCGGGACGAAAGCCAGCTCTGGCTCTCGCCGGTTGAGCCGGCGCGGCGGGTGCGCCTCGCCGCCGGTCGGCGCGGAGTGCAAGCCGTCGGGTTTCCAAGAGCGTTCACGCCGCTCAGCCCGATCTCCCCCGTCCTGACCACGCCCACCGGCCTGATCGGCGGCACCCGGACCGGGCCGGCGCTGGCGTTGGCGAACGAGGAGACGGAGCCGCCGAGCGCACCGCGCGCACGCACGGGCTTCGCCGCGCTGTACTCGGGCCTCGAGGACGCGGTCTACATGGTCGGCGGTGTCGCGGAGGACGGTGACGCCACCGGGACGATCTGGCGGTACCTCGTCACCGAGCGCTCGTGGCATCTGGTCACGCCATACGCGGGCCACCAGCCCTCCGGATCGACCCTGGCGGCCGCGTACGACCAGGCGGTCGGGGCGCTCTACGTGCTGGACGTGAATCCCTCGAAGCCGCCGCGCGCGCGGCTGGTGCGCTACGACGTGCGCTCGGGTCTGTCCGCCGAGCTCGCGAGCTGGCCGTACGCGGGCCTTCACGAGCGCGTGTGGCTGGTGGCCTCGGGAGACGGCTCGCTGCTGCTCGTCGCGCGGAAGCCCAAGGCCTTCACGGCCTGGCGACTCCGACCAGCCGCCTCCGGAGCCTCCTTCGACGGCGTCCTCGCGGCGCCGGGGCGCGTGCTGGGTCAACCCGTCATGGGCGACGACGCGCCGATCGTCGCCGTCGAGTGGAAGGGCAAGCTCTCGTATCGAACGCTCTCGCCGGACCTGTTCCACGGCCACTCCCCATGCTCGCTGTGA
- a CDS encoding gamma-glutamyl-gamma-aminobutyrate hydrolase family protein (Members of this family of hydrolases with an active site Cys residue belong to MEROPS family C26.), whose product MRPLGILLTGDPVPRARALRGSFADMIRTTAGDAWTGRWLELDARSAVPWPELAALIVTGSSASVTERAPWMLEAEARLRALVTAGTPVFGICFGHQLLGQALGGRVAVNPRGRQIGTVEAELLGEDALLDAGRRPFRVNTSHRDVVSELPPGARVLGRTPRDPHAFLRFGERVFGVQSHPEFDAVTMRAYIEERREILGAEGFDVEALLAGVDDAVPGASILKRFVASVARAPAMG is encoded by the coding sequence ATGCGCCCGCTCGGCATCCTGCTCACCGGCGATCCCGTTCCGCGGGCGCGCGCGCTGCGTGGCAGCTTCGCCGACATGATCCGGACCACGGCGGGCGACGCCTGGACCGGACGGTGGCTCGAGCTCGACGCGCGGAGCGCGGTGCCCTGGCCGGAGCTCGCGGCGCTGATCGTGACCGGGTCGAGCGCCAGCGTGACCGAGCGCGCGCCCTGGATGCTGGAGGCCGAGGCGCGCCTGCGCGCGCTAGTGACCGCGGGCACGCCGGTGTTCGGCATCTGTTTCGGTCACCAGCTGCTCGGTCAGGCGCTCGGCGGTCGTGTCGCCGTGAACCCGCGCGGCCGTCAGATCGGCACCGTCGAGGCGGAGCTCCTGGGCGAGGACGCGTTGCTCGACGCCGGCCGCCGCCCGTTCCGCGTGAACACCTCGCACCGTGACGTGGTCTCGGAGCTGCCGCCCGGCGCGCGCGTGCTCGGCCGGACGCCGCGCGACCCGCACGCGTTCCTGCGCTTCGGCGAACGGGTGTTCGGCGTGCAGAGTCACCCCGAGTTCGACGCGGTCACCATGCGCGCCTACATCGAGGAACGCCGGGAGATCCTCGGCGCCGAGGGTTTCGACGTGGAAGCATTGCTCGCGGGCGTCGACGACGCTGTGCCCGGAGCGAGCATCTTGAAGCGGTTCGTAGCGAGCGTCGCGCGCGCGCCGGCGATGGGATAG